In Triticum urartu cultivar G1812 chromosome 6, Tu2.1, whole genome shotgun sequence, the following proteins share a genomic window:
- the LOC125515202 gene encoding F-box protein At5g65850-like, which translates to MDHMEVSVLPDDLIVEILSRLPLKSFCRFKCVCKPWLAFSSDPNYRKKLPKIPTGLFCQYQDSDKKATKLLSQPRNVEKIDGALSFLPDHPQLELMDCCNGLVLCMRRSMDWSRRTITCHFIVCNPATREWTRLPDTRPYQEHAVFEAMLAFHPSCSPQFYVFNFKRNTFSFLSGLQVFSSDLSTWLVYDAWWNSGIHTVVGYPHLFIDGSLYLFSMRHNSVKRILVLNSFEAMSSRIPPNRRTIKLPHDPSVEPANGLPVGLYTRGYFGKSPGAMHYALPAADGLAIRIWSLDVSGPYKWTVKYRLSMSGAFGRDDLAYYDAAQQCWNCAYEIAAIDLERDVVFLFDCHANNLRSYTISTAELQELDDIEQDHEHVYDKFYHYVACYSKLPTYAPIPQPCLLEAKRPDRRTWRSKLLAIVAKSSWR; encoded by the coding sequence ATGGACCATATGGAAGTCAGTGTGCTACCTGATGACCTGATTGTGGAAATCCTCTCCCGGCTGCCGCTGAAGTCTTTTTGCCGCTTCAAATGTGTTTGCAAACCCTGGCTTGCCTTCTCCTCTGATCCAAACTACCGCAAGAAGCTGCCGAAAATCCCCACTGGTCTTTTCTGCCAGTACCAAGACTCCGATAAGAAGGCTACCAAGCTTCTTAGCCAGCCCCGAAACGTTGAGAAAATTGATGGAGCACTTAGTTTCTTGCCAGACCATCCGCAACTCGAGCTTATGGATTGCTGCAATGGCCTGGTGCTCTGCATGCGTAGGAGCATGGATTGGAGCAGACGTACAATTACTTGCCACTTCATTGTGTGCAACCCGGCAACACGAGAGTGGACGAGGCTTCCTGATACTCGTCCTTACCAAGAACATGCTGTTTTTGAAGCTATGTTGGCTTTCCACCCATCATGTTCACCACAGTTCTATGTCTTCAACTTTAAACGGAATACTTTTTCATTCTTGAGTGGGCTTCAGGTATTTTCGTCTGACCTTTCCACGTGGCTCGTATATGATGCATGGTGGAATTCCGGGATACACACTGTTGTTGGATACCCACACTTATTCATAGATGGTTCACTGTATCTGTTTAGTATGCGACATAACTCAGTGAAGAGGATCTTGGTATTGAACAGTTTTGAGGCAATGAGTTCTCGCATACCGCCTAATCGTCGAACTATTAAGTTGCCCCATGACCCTTCTGTTGAGCCTGCAAATGGCCTTCCGGTCGGTTTGTACACCAGAGGTTACTTTGGCAAATCTCCGGGGGCCATGCACTATGCATTGCCAGCAGCAGATGGGCTTGCAATTCGGATCTGGAGTCTTGATGTTTCTGGGCCTTACAAATGGACTGTGAAGTATCGTCTTAGTATGAGTGGTGCGTTTGGAAGGGATGACCTTGCTTACTATGACGCTGCTCAACAGTGCTGGAATTGCGCGTATGAAATTGCTGCTATTGACTTGGAGAGGGACGTCGTGTTCCTCTTTGACTGCCATGCAAACAACCTTCGTTCATACACCATCAGCACAGCGGAACTTCAGGAACTCGATGACATTGAACAAGATCATGAGCATGTCTATGACAAGTTCTACCACTACGTGGCATGCTACTCAAAGCTTCCAACCTATGCGCCTATACCTCAGCCATGTTTGTTGGAAGCAAAGAGGCCTGATCGGCGGACGTGGCGGTCGAAGCTGCTAGCAATTGTTGCGAAATCAAGCTGGAGATGA
- the LOC125515491 gene encoding F-box protein At5g65850-like, giving the protein MEPMVAGTLPDDLVVEILSRLPFKSFCRFKCVCKPWLAFSSNPNYHENLPKIPTGLFCQYQDLNKKATKLIGHPRNLEQIDGALSFLPHYPQLQLIDCCNGLVLCMRRSMDWSNRKIIYHFIVCNPATREWTKLSDTRRYQEHGICEAMLVFNPSCSPQLYVLNFKRDPSTSFLSGLEVFSSKLSTWLVYDAWWNSGMPTIIGYPHLVVDGSLYLFSLRRNSRRRILVLNGFEAMSSRVPPNRRTIKLPNDPCIESPNGLSIGMYTRGYFSQSLGALHYALPEADGRSIWIWSLDVSRPDKWIVKCRLCLGDAFGRDDLAHYDSTQQSWSCAYVIAALDLESDVVFLFDQANKFHSYAISTGKLYELNDTEQDHEHGYDKFFHYVACYLKLPASVPLPQLHSS; this is encoded by the coding sequence ATGGAACCTATGGTTGCCGGTACGCTACCTGATGATCTGGTGGTTGAAATCCTCTCCCGGCTGCCGTTCAAGTCTTTTTGCCGCTTCAAATGTGTCTGCAAACCCTGGCTCGCCTTCTCATCAAATCCAAACTACCATGAGAACCTGCCAAAAATCCCCACCGGCCTTTTCTGCCAATACCAAGACCTTAATAAGAAGGCTACCAAGCTTATTGGCCACCCCCGAAACCTGGAGCAAATTGATGGAGCACTTAGTTTCTTGCCACACTACCCACAACTGCAACTTATAGATTGCTGCAATGGCCTAGTCCTCTGCATGCGTAGGAGCATGGATTGGAGCAACCGTAAAATTATCTACCACTTCATTGTGTGCAACCCCGCAACACGAGAGTGGACGAAGTTATCTGATACCCGTCGTTACCAAGAACATGGTATTTGTGAAGCTATGCTAGTTTTCAACCCATCATGTTCCCCACAGCTCTATGTCCTCAACTTTAAACGGGATCCTTCAACTTCGTTCTTGAGCGGGCTCGAGGTGTTTTCATCCAAGCTTTCCACATGGCTTGTGTATGATGCATGGTGGAATTCTGGGATGCCCACTATTATTGGATACCCGCACTTGGTCGTAGATGGTTCACTCTATCTATTTAGTCTGCGGAGGAACTCAAGGAGGAGGATCTTGGTGTTGAATGGCTTTGAGGCAATGAGTTCCCGCGTACCGCCTAATCGTCGGACAATCAAGTTGCCAAACGACCCTTGTATTGAGTCTCCAAATGGTCTTTCCATTGGTATGTACACTCGAGGTTACTTTAGCCAATCTCTTGGGGCCTTGCACTATGCATTGCCTGAGGCTGATGGGCGTTCGATTTGGATCTGGAGTCTCGATGTTTCCAGGCCTGACAAGTGGATTGTGAAGTGTCGTCTTTGTCTGGGTGATGCATTTGGAAGGGACGACCTTGCCCACTATGACTCCACTCAACAGTCCTGGAGTTGCGCATACGTGATTGCAGCTCTCGACTTGGAGAGCGACGTCGTGTTCCTCTTTGACCAGGCAAACAAGTTTCATTCATACGCCATCAGCACCGGGAAACTTTATGAACTCAATGACACTGAACAAGATCATGAGCATGGCTACGACAAGTTCTTTCATTATGTGGCATGCTACTTGAAGCTTCCCGCATCCGTGCCTTTACCTCAGCTACATTCATCGTAA